In the genome of Impatiens glandulifera chromosome 6, dImpGla2.1, whole genome shotgun sequence, the window GTATATAAAATGATGATCTAATTAACTTagatgataataatataaaaaaataaaaaaattactgtAAACAACTGTCTCTCATTCatagaataaaaattattcaacaaTCAATTTATTATCTGTCTTGTTTTGAgtaatttaaatcaatatatatatatatatatatatatatatatatatatatatatatatatatatatatatatatatatatatatatatatatatataaatgtgtgCATGTATATAAAATGATGATCTAATTAACTTagatgataataatataataaaaaatatatataaaattaaaaaaattaatctaaacaACTGTCTCTCATTCatagaataaaaattattcaacaaTCAATTTATTATCTGTCTTGTTTTGTTTCGagtaatttaaatcaaatatatatatatatatatatatatatatatatatatatatatttattgataaaaaaaaatgtgtgcaTGTATATAAAATGATGATCTAAACAAgttagatgatgatgataaaataatcaagaataaataaaattattaacttcttttcttgtttctttatttttttttatatcaataaataaaaaaaaaaaaaaagacaataattaaattatttgaaattaacaaACTCAGAAGAGTACTTGCCTTCGATTAAAGGGATGGTTAAAGGGGAGCATTTGGATTTGAGCTTTTCCATTGCACGAGCGAAGGCGGCGCCAGAACCAGATTTCACCGACCAATTTTTGGGGCATTCCGGAAACATCTTCTTGCTCACCGGTGGTGGACGGGAGGAGAAAGAAGACAGACCGAGAGAGAAACATTTCATGTTCCCTATCAGATCATTGTCACAAACAGGTTGTTTCTGTTTCAGTATTTCCTTAGTAACATTCCCTCCTCCGTAGAATCCACCCAGTGAGAGACCGAGATCGATGACCTCAGATGATTCCGATGTCGGAAAATAGGAATCCAGATCAATGATCTCAGAACTGAATGAAGAAAAGACATAATCAGATCAAAGATTTATTCCATATAGAGTTATTTGATAAACATGCATGAATCTTGATTGTTTTCTTACCCGATTGAGCTCATTACTTCATCTGATCTTGCCATTGTTTTCTCCGAACTAGTGAAACTGATTATCAATGTAGTGTAGAATGTAAgtgtgaagaagatgaagaaggattGTGTGTTTAATATAGGCGAAGATTACGATTAAAGGCTCTGGATATCATAACAGGTGGAGGAAGAGATGAACACGAGAGTATGAATACAAGACTTAGGGTAGTTTGGACTTTTActatattatcataaaattttcTCCGAACACTTGTCGAGCCAAATAGACACGTGACTCTTCAAAATTTCAAACATGAACTtgtaaaatttcaaatttatgttttcaaaactaaACTTTTAATTAGACACAGAAATGATTTCAACAAAAGTAAAAGGGAAAAATTTTACatgtttatgttttgttttgttttctacATTACATTGCATAGAACATGTACACTTTGATAACATTATCAATCTGTTTACAAGGCAATTCTTCAaaattttgtgatttttcaGAATTTGTAAAATTGCATTGATTTGAGAGGTGAGAAATAGTTGATATATTACTAATTGACACAAAAAAGATAATTAGTAATGACAATTATAAGTTGATGTTAAGACATTTTAAGAGAacctttcaaattttttatattaaattattatctcatATCAGGAGATAAATGAGATATTGATGACTAGATTTCTAGTCATGAAATAAGATCTAGATAAGAGACTTagttaattcttatattttaacttaattatataggAGTTATTGATCACAATTTAAGTGAAGAAAATTGACACTCTTTCAAATCAATTATGGATGATTATTTAGGTGGAggcaacaaaaaataattaataagttaaatttttctttaaatggtTTTGGTAAAagtcaaaaattaataaattgcaaaTTGATTTGTTGAGAAATATAATGTTAAATGTGGTTGAGTATGCGAGGTTAAATGCAACATTAGTGACATGTCCATATTATATCTTGGATTTCAACAATGATATATCCatgattttctatttttttttatgaagtagacgataaaagtTTATCTTGAGCCTTCTTGAGCacaaataatgttaattttagtttttacatTTCTAATGGTATAAACAATTATTGGGAAGAATTGTTGAAACGTCTCTCTTTGTTGAATTAACATTaacattattttcaattttatgttACTAGCTATTTAACTTTTTAGAGGCTTTTGAGATAAATGAAAAGTAAGATGATTTATCTCTTTAATGGTTAGAACAAATTGGAGATTGAAGTATTgggcttatatatatatatggttgagTACATGCATCTAGAGGCTCGGGAGCAAGCACAACAAGCGAATGGGCTAGCGCAGCCACATCCATCGAGTGCTTCCAAATGCAATGGtccctttattattattatttcccTTTTCCTCCATTCGTACCCTTTTTCGTACTTAAAGTATACTTGAATACGACAATCTAATTTTTCGTGCCGAGTGGGCGTGCATCTTAAATTCCTCAAGATATACTAGTACtttgtcatatttttatcatttttaaattagtattattatttgtatgagttttcaaaataatttatatttattggtaaCAAATGCTGATTTACATTTGCTCGTCATCTAGATGAAGGAGCTAAGTGGCTTGcatgcaaaaaaaaaacattaatttaaaaataaaagaaaaagaattattGAGGTGTATGTGTGTTATATCATAAATGAGAGTTACCATTAAATGTCTGATTTGTTTTACAAATGGAGGAATGCATGTAAACTGAAAGggtttttgttttacaaatggAGGAATGCATGTAAACTGAAAAGGTTTTTGTTTTACACGTGGAGATGAAAGTATATAAACAATAGACTGGGTAATATAGACTTTtagtaaaagtaaaaaaaaaaaattacttcatT includes:
- the LOC124943637 gene encoding ninja-family protein AFP3-like is translated as MARSDEVMSSIGSEIIDLDSYFPTSESSEVIDLGLSLGGFYGGGNVTKEILKQKQPVCDNDLIGNMKCFSLGLSSFSSRPPPVSKKMFPECPKNWSVKSGSGAAFARAMEKLKSKCSPLTIPLIEDPMPIVDGKDGETSLENPFEKSIVMKSAIPTPALRTIMPCVTAIGDGPYGRRIKGFLFSYNDDKIIDIVCICHGKIMSPSDFIKHAGGIERRNPMKYIKVTEKEF